A stretch of the Aphis gossypii isolate Hap1 chromosome 2, ASM2018417v2, whole genome shotgun sequence genome encodes the following:
- the LOC114120705 gene encoding uncharacterized protein LOC114120705 encodes MRGTALFATVTVLLTLLVSHCASRPWHHRRQQRQRPSVPPTRPAVTAASIYAEYDDPSVIVNGQPSSPDQSLLQHESPEPDYGEPGRMFVEPERVYGEPEQNYEVDEAVSVLSNGRVHGVQQQPTSTAAASGSYDVSSTAASDDTDISINGFTTTTTSTTTTTQAMETRKSGYVVDGKHYRKYRVEEETPDGFIVGEYGVVSHHDGTTRGVRYTADSSINPRVIYEALAKFLALRR; translated from the exons ATGCGCGGCACTGCGCTATTCGCCACCGTCACCGTCCTCCTAACCCTTTTG GTATCGCATTGCGCGAGCCGCCCTTGGCATCATCGGCGGCAGCAGCGGCAGAGACCATCAGTGCCACCAACTCGACCGGCGGTGACGGCTGCCTCGATTTATGCGGAGTACGATGATCCGTCCGTGATCGTCAACGGTCAGCCGTCCTCGCCAGATCAGAGCCTGCTGCAGCATGAATCACCGGAACCGGATTACGGGGAACCAGGGCGGATGTTTGTGGAACCGGAACGGGTGTACGGGGAACCGGAACAGAACTACGAGGTGGATGAGGCGGTTAGCGTGCTGAGCAACGGGCGAGTGCACGGCGTGCAGCAGCAACCGACGTCGACGGCCGCGGCGTCCGGGAGTTATGACGTCAGCAGCACCGCCGCTAGTGACGACACCGATATATCCATCAACGGCTTCACCACCACTACCACGAGTACCACGACCACGACTCAGGCTATGGAAACTCGGAAGAGCGGTTATGTGGTGGACGGAAAACACTACAGGAAGTACAGGGTCGAGGAAGAGACGCCGGACGGGTTCATCGTGGGCGAGTACGGAGTGGTCAGTCACCACGACGGCACCACCAGGGGCGTACGGTACACGGCTGACAGCAGCATTAACCCGCGAGTCATCTACGAAGCACTGGCCAAGTTTTTGGCCCTTAGGCGGTAG